Proteins encoded within one genomic window of Acidimicrobiales bacterium:
- a CDS encoding CoA transferase, translating to MAGPMAGVKVVELGVWVAGPAAGGILADWGADVVKLEPPSGDPCRMFQRILGGDLPTNPVFEMDNRSKRSIAVDLTAADGLGVAMDLLADADVFITNLRVGALRRLGLDHDSLAGRFPRLVYGQITGYGRDGEDADRAAYDIGAFWARAGLASLLTVPGGDPPFQRGGMGDHSTGLAAAAAISAALFDRERTGRGQLVETSLMRQGAYTISFDLNILLMWGATLDVGVRATMGNPAMNNYTAGCGRRFWIVGLDGERHWPPLARAVGHPEWLTDERFARPGNRAANAAELITMLDGIFATRTLDEWSEVFEGEPDFFWAPINTPDDLLADPAFHSSGALVDVPDDVATTTMVATPVDFHGTPWAARSTAPELGQHTREVLAGLGRSDGEIAALVSTGAVRLADEA from the coding sequence ATGGCAGGACCGATGGCCGGCGTGAAGGTGGTGGAGCTCGGCGTGTGGGTAGCCGGGCCGGCAGCCGGAGGGATCCTCGCCGACTGGGGGGCCGACGTGGTCAAGCTGGAGCCACCCTCGGGGGATCCGTGCCGGATGTTCCAGCGCATCCTGGGTGGTGACCTGCCCACAAACCCGGTCTTCGAGATGGACAACCGCTCGAAGCGCAGCATCGCCGTGGACCTGACAGCCGCCGACGGCCTGGGTGTAGCCATGGACCTGCTTGCCGACGCCGACGTGTTCATCACCAACCTCCGCGTCGGCGCCCTCCGGCGCCTGGGCCTCGACCACGACTCGCTGGCCGGGCGGTTCCCCCGGCTGGTCTACGGCCAGATCACCGGCTACGGCCGTGACGGGGAGGACGCCGACCGGGCCGCCTACGACATCGGTGCCTTCTGGGCCAGGGCCGGGCTGGCCTCGCTGCTGACCGTTCCCGGCGGCGACCCGCCGTTCCAGCGCGGCGGCATGGGCGACCACTCGACGGGCCTGGCGGCGGCAGCTGCGATATCGGCCGCCCTGTTCGACAGGGAGCGCACCGGCAGGGGGCAGCTCGTCGAGACCTCGCTGATGCGCCAGGGCGCCTACACCATCAGCTTCGACCTGAACATCCTCCTGATGTGGGGGGCGACGCTGGACGTGGGGGTACGGGCGACGATGGGCAACCCGGCCATGAACAACTACACGGCGGGCTGCGGTCGCCGATTCTGGATCGTGGGCCTGGACGGTGAGCGCCACTGGCCGCCCCTGGCCCGGGCCGTCGGCCACCCGGAGTGGCTGACCGACGAACGCTTTGCCCGCCCGGGCAACCGGGCTGCCAACGCCGCCGAACTGATCACCATGCTCGACGGAATATTCGCCACCCGCACCCTCGACGAGTGGTCGGAGGTCTTCGAAGGTGAGCCCGACTTCTTCTGGGCGCCGATCAACACGCCCGACGACCTGCTGGCCGATCCGGCGTTCCACTCCTCGGGGGCACTCGTCGACGTACCTGACGACGTGGCTACGACCACCATGGTCGCCACCCCGGTCGACTTCCACGGCACGCCGTGGGCGGCCCGCTCCACAGCTCCGGAACTCGGCCAGCACACCCGCGAGGTCCTGGCAGGGCTGGGCCGCTCCGACGGCGAGATCGCCGCGCTGGTCTCCACCGGAGCAGTCCGGCTCGCCGACGAGGCCTGA
- a CDS encoding isochorismate synthase, with protein MALSEARPESTDLMSATVTEVRTGPASDPLAWLATAPLTDERWYWEVPEDDVAWVGLGSAATVMTSGPHRFDEAARAAGRLLDGLRVAGPSDSPLPRLAAGFAFDDSAQAGPWEQFGDGRLSLPAVQVLRRGDRTWVTRIDDHDRPTPVVAAPGPAVPVEVDPADWADEASRSHYRKLVVLALAAIEAGELVKAVPCRSIRVDRRPDVVRLLSTLRSTYPACATIGVSIGQASFVAATPERLAAVHGDWLHTAALAGSAPRHADPAIDAALGQGLLTSPKERSEHAVVVDAVDRALELLGVVDRHPSEPTLLRLHGIQHLHTPIDAELPAGIGLFDVVGALHPTPAVAGHPGGRSAELRSTHEGMDRGWFASPVGWLDSSGDGEFRVALRSALVTGVDTTLYAGAGVVRGSDPSRELLETDVKLGALLGPVVATSEPR; from the coding sequence ATGGCCCTGAGCGAGGCACGTCCCGAGTCGACCGACCTGATGTCGGCGACCGTCACCGAAGTCCGCACCGGCCCGGCGTCCGACCCGCTGGCATGGCTGGCCACGGCACCACTCACCGACGAGCGGTGGTACTGGGAGGTACCGGAGGACGACGTCGCATGGGTCGGCCTGGGAAGCGCCGCCACCGTCATGACCTCCGGCCCGCACCGCTTCGACGAGGCGGCACGGGCGGCCGGCCGGCTCCTGGACGGGCTCCGGGTCGCCGGACCGTCCGACTCACCACTCCCCCGACTGGCCGCCGGCTTCGCCTTCGACGACTCGGCACAGGCCGGACCCTGGGAGCAGTTCGGCGACGGCCGCCTGTCCCTTCCCGCCGTCCAGGTCCTGAGGCGTGGCGACCGCACCTGGGTGACGCGCATCGACGACCACGACCGGCCCACTCCCGTGGTGGCAGCGCCCGGTCCGGCGGTACCCGTCGAGGTGGACCCGGCCGACTGGGCCGACGAGGCCTCCCGCTCCCACTACCGGAAGCTCGTCGTCCTGGCGCTGGCGGCGATCGAGGCCGGCGAGTTGGTCAAGGCGGTGCCGTGCCGATCGATCCGCGTCGACCGTCGCCCGGACGTGGTCCGCCTCCTGTCAACGCTTCGGAGCACCTACCCGGCATGTGCCACCATCGGCGTGTCGATCGGCCAGGCCTCGTTCGTGGCCGCCACACCGGAACGCCTCGCGGCCGTCCACGGCGATTGGCTGCACACCGCGGCACTGGCCGGGTCGGCCCCCCGGCACGCCGATCCCGCCATCGACGCCGCCCTCGGACAGGGCCTCCTGACCAGCCCCAAGGAACGCTCCGAGCACGCCGTGGTCGTAGACGCCGTAGACCGGGCGCTCGAACTGCTCGGCGTGGTCGATCGCCATCCCTCCGAGCCGACCCTGCTGCGCCTCCACGGCATACAGCACCTCCACACCCCGATCGACGCCGAGCTTCCAGCCGGGATCGGCCTGTTCGACGTGGTGGGCGCCCTGCACCCGACGCCGGCCGTCGCCGGCCACCCCGGTGGCCGATCCGCCGAACTCCGGTCCACCCACGAGGGCATGGACCGAGGCTGGTTCGCGAGTCCGGTCGGCTGGCTGGACTCCTCCGGTGACGGCGAGTTCAGGGTGGCCCTGCGATCGGCCCTGGTCACCGGCGTAGACACCACCCTCTACGCTGGGGCTGGCGTCGTCCGTGGCTCCGACCCGTCCCGTGAGCTGCTGGAGACCGACGTGAAACTCGGGGCGCTGCTGGGCCCCGTAGTCGCCACCTCGGAACCCCGGTGA
- a CDS encoding acetyl-CoA C-acetyltransferase, which yields MTEAYIVEAVRTPTGRRGGGLSQVHPADLGAHVINEVIARNDLDPMAVEDVVFGCVDTLGPQAGDIARTAWLAAGLPEAIPGTTIDRQCGSGQQAVSFAAMGIMSGLQDLVVAGGVQNMSMIPIGLALEAAKPFGHEDPFSGSTGWVGRYGTQEVSQFRGAELIAEKWDISRDEMEDFAFTSHERAITAIDEGRFDLEVSPLAGVEVDEGPRRGGSIDKMAQLPPLVEGGRITAALASQVSDGAAAILVASEKAIDEHGLTPRARIHHISVRGDDPIYMLTGPIAATTYALEKTGMSIDDIDLFECNEAFAPVPMAWMAEHGVPHEKVNVNGGAIALGHPLGCSGAKLMTTLLHELERTGGRYGLQTMCEGGGQANVTILERL from the coding sequence ATGACCGAGGCCTACATCGTCGAAGCAGTCCGCACCCCCACGGGCAGGCGGGGCGGTGGCCTGTCACAGGTGCACCCCGCCGACCTGGGGGCCCACGTGATCAACGAGGTCATCGCCCGCAACGACCTCGATCCCATGGCCGTCGAGGACGTGGTGTTCGGGTGCGTCGACACGCTCGGCCCACAGGCCGGGGACATCGCCCGCACGGCGTGGCTGGCCGCGGGCCTGCCGGAGGCGATCCCCGGTACCACCATCGACCGCCAGTGCGGCTCGGGCCAGCAGGCCGTCAGCTTCGCCGCCATGGGCATCATGTCCGGCCTGCAGGACCTGGTTGTGGCTGGCGGCGTGCAGAACATGAGCATGATCCCCATCGGCCTCGCCCTCGAGGCGGCCAAGCCGTTCGGACACGAGGACCCGTTCTCCGGGTCGACCGGATGGGTCGGGCGCTACGGCACCCAGGAGGTGTCGCAGTTCCGTGGTGCCGAGTTGATAGCCGAGAAGTGGGACATCAGCCGCGACGAGATGGAGGACTTCGCCTTCACGAGCCACGAGCGGGCCATCACGGCCATAGACGAGGGGCGCTTCGACCTGGAGGTCTCCCCGTTGGCCGGCGTCGAGGTGGACGAGGGCCCCCGTCGGGGCGGCAGCATCGACAAGATGGCGCAACTGCCACCCCTGGTGGAAGGGGGCCGTATCACGGCGGCCCTGGCCAGCCAGGTAAGCGACGGGGCAGCGGCCATCCTGGTTGCCTCGGAGAAGGCGATCGACGAACACGGGCTCACCCCGCGGGCCCGGATCCACCACATCAGCGTGCGTGGGGACGACCCGATCTACATGCTGACCGGCCCCATCGCAGCCACCACGTACGCGCTCGAGAAGACCGGGATGTCGATCGACGACATCGACCTCTTCGAGTGCAACGAGGCCTTCGCCCCGGTGCCGATGGCATGGATGGCCGAACACGGCGTGCCCCACGAGAAGGTCAACGTGAACGGCGGGGCGATCGCCCTGGGCCACCCGCTGGGGTGCAGCGGAGCAAAGCTCATGACCACGCTGCTCCACGAGTTGGAGCGCACCGGCGGTCGCTACGGGCTGCAGACGATGTGCGAGGGCGGCGGCCAGGCCAACGTGACGATCCTCGAGCGCCTCTGA
- a CDS encoding MerR family transcriptional regulator encodes MAVAFDSSEGDLLTVDRVAATSGLGVDTIRYYQRLGLLDPPVRHGRRALYSTAHLDRLIEIRQLADEGFSLAQIATLDATSRSDDLGRLAEAARARSLTRYEVADLAGVPESLVSLLCDNGILEPVSQDGAPLFDEGAVSMVRAGLAISAAGVPLDELVALAADHSANVDQVVDRAIALFEDHVKAGTDGSDDALVEVVRSLLPAVTRLVAQHFNRTLVNRALGRVTDGDRRSLADALAAAHADRLEVICRWP; translated from the coding sequence GTGGCCGTTGCGTTCGACTCCTCCGAGGGGGACCTGCTCACCGTCGACCGGGTGGCGGCGACCAGCGGACTGGGCGTCGACACCATCCGCTACTACCAACGCCTCGGCCTCCTGGACCCCCCGGTACGGCACGGGCGTCGGGCCCTCTACTCCACCGCCCACCTGGACCGTCTGATCGAGATACGGCAGCTGGCCGACGAGGGCTTCTCCCTGGCCCAGATCGCCACCCTGGACGCCACGTCGCGGAGCGACGACCTGGGCCGCCTGGCCGAGGCGGCCCGGGCCCGCAGCCTCACCCGGTACGAGGTGGCCGACCTGGCCGGCGTGCCCGAGAGCCTCGTCTCCCTCCTCTGCGACAACGGGATCCTGGAGCCGGTCAGCCAGGACGGCGCGCCGCTGTTCGACGAGGGGGCGGTGTCCATGGTTCGGGCCGGCCTGGCCATCAGCGCGGCGGGCGTACCCCTCGACGAGTTGGTGGCCCTGGCCGCCGACCACAGCGCCAACGTGGACCAGGTGGTGGACCGGGCCATCGCCCTGTTCGAGGACCACGTGAAGGCCGGCACCGACGGCTCCGACGATGCCCTGGTCGAGGTGGTCCGATCCCTGCTCCCCGCCGTGACCCGCCTCGTCGCACAGCACTTCAACCGGACGCTGGTCAACCGGGCACTGGGCCGGGTGACCGACGGCGACCGACGCTCGCTGGCAGACGCCCTGGCTGCCGCCCACGCCGACCGCCTCGAGGTGATCTGCCGATGGCCCTGA
- a CDS encoding alpha/beta hydrolase, producing the protein MPVAEDLVALMALADAARLPMDEVTPESMRAGYSALAEPGGVDMAELVDRVIPGPDGTDLPLRTYRPSGVGERPPVVVYLHGGGWTIGSVDTHDEPCRALAAGTGAVVVSVDYRLAPEHPFPAAVHDAYAAVCFVADNADDLGVDADRLVVAGDSAGGNLSAAISLMARDRSGPTIALQVLVYPAVDFDYDSGRWPSLQENATGYFLHLETMRWFADCYGGAERLAGDPLAAPIRAADHAGLPPAHVFVAGFDPLRDEGLAYAEVLRDAGVPVTVCCHDGQVHGYWHFAPTVASSGAARGLDMEAIAAAIAGL; encoded by the coding sequence GTGCCGGTCGCCGAGGACCTGGTCGCCCTCATGGCGCTGGCCGACGCCGCCCGCCTGCCCATGGACGAGGTGACGCCCGAGTCCATGCGCGCTGGCTACTCGGCCCTGGCCGAACCGGGCGGTGTGGACATGGCAGAGCTCGTGGACCGGGTCATCCCGGGACCCGACGGCACCGACCTGCCGCTCCGGACCTACAGGCCCTCTGGTGTTGGGGAGCGTCCGCCGGTGGTCGTATACCTGCACGGTGGCGGGTGGACGATCGGCAGCGTCGACACCCATGACGAGCCCTGTCGGGCCCTGGCAGCCGGAACGGGCGCTGTCGTCGTTTCGGTCGACTACAGGCTTGCTCCAGAGCACCCGTTCCCGGCCGCCGTCCACGATGCCTATGCCGCCGTCTGCTTCGTCGCCGACAACGCCGATGACCTCGGCGTCGACGCCGACCGCCTGGTGGTGGCCGGCGACAGCGCCGGAGGGAACCTCTCGGCCGCCATCTCGCTGATGGCCCGGGACCGCTCGGGGCCGACCATCGCCCTTCAGGTCCTCGTCTATCCGGCCGTCGACTTCGACTACGACTCGGGTCGCTGGCCGTCGCTGCAGGAGAACGCCACCGGGTACTTCCTGCACCTGGAGACGATGCGGTGGTTCGCCGACTGCTACGGCGGCGCCGAGCGTCTGGCGGGTGATCCGTTGGCCGCGCCGATCCGGGCCGCCGACCACGCGGGCCTTCCCCCGGCCCACGTCTTCGTGGCCGGCTTCGATCCGCTGCGGGACGAGGGGCTGGCCTACGCCGAGGTGCTGCGCGACGCCGGGGTACCCGTCACCGTGTGCTGCCACGACGGCCAGGTCCACGGCTACTGGCACTTCGCACCAACCGTGGCGTCCAGCGGGGCTGCGCGGGGCCTCGACATGGAGGCGATCGCCGCCGCCATCGCTGGCCTCTAG
- a CDS encoding acyl-CoA dehydrogenase family protein: MEFTRTAAEQAFADEVRTWLEEHLVGANADLRGRGGVGQEDVEPERLLAWERELADGGWLGLDYPEHLGGRDASLSEQVVFHQTYVEARAPGRIPNIGLTLLGPTLVAFGTPELQERFVPPIIAGTEHWCQGYSEPNAGSDLANVSTRARLEGDRWLVTGQKTWTSLAQHAQWAFVLCRTDPAGERHAGLSYLLVPMDQPRVEVRPIVQITGGSEFNEVFFDEAETDAGLVVGGVGNGWAVAMGTLGFERGASTLGQQTGYRRELDALLGLARSNGSIDDPPLRQDLMRSYSELEILRYNQLRMLTALVADGVPGPEMSIGKLYWASWHRRLGELGMRVRGASAMVGVDATPPLEDPLDLGYQLDPLQRTFLYSRAHTIYGGSNQVQRNVIGERVLGLPREPR; this comes from the coding sequence ATGGAGTTCACCCGGACCGCTGCCGAGCAGGCCTTCGCCGACGAGGTACGGACCTGGCTGGAGGAGCACCTCGTGGGCGCGAACGCGGACCTGCGCGGGCGGGGAGGCGTCGGCCAGGAGGACGTGGAGCCGGAACGCCTGCTGGCCTGGGAGCGTGAGCTGGCCGACGGAGGCTGGCTGGGCCTCGACTACCCCGAGCACCTGGGTGGTAGGGACGCCTCGCTCTCCGAACAGGTTGTCTTCCACCAGACCTACGTGGAGGCCCGGGCCCCCGGACGCATCCCCAACATCGGCCTGACGCTGCTGGGGCCCACCCTGGTCGCCTTCGGGACGCCGGAACTCCAGGAGCGGTTCGTCCCGCCGATCATCGCCGGAACCGAGCACTGGTGCCAGGGGTACTCGGAACCGAACGCAGGATCGGACCTGGCCAACGTGTCGACCAGGGCCCGTCTGGAAGGCGACCGGTGGCTGGTCACGGGCCAGAAGACGTGGACGTCGCTGGCCCAGCACGCCCAGTGGGCGTTCGTACTGTGCCGGACCGATCCGGCCGGCGAGCGCCACGCCGGCCTCTCCTACCTGCTGGTGCCGATGGACCAGCCGCGCGTCGAGGTGCGACCGATCGTGCAGATCACCGGCGGCTCGGAATTCAACGAGGTCTTCTTCGACGAGGCCGAGACCGACGCCGGGTTGGTCGTAGGAGGGGTGGGCAACGGCTGGGCGGTAGCGATGGGAACGCTCGGCTTCGAGCGTGGTGCGTCCACCCTCGGCCAGCAGACCGGCTACCGACGTGAGCTCGACGCCCTCCTGGGCCTGGCCCGGTCCAACGGGTCCATCGATGACCCGCCGCTCCGCCAGGACCTCATGCGCTCCTACAGCGAGTTGGAGATCCTCCGGTACAACCAGCTCCGGATGCTCACGGCGCTCGTCGCCGACGGCGTGCCGGGCCCCGAGATGTCGATCGGCAAGCTCTACTGGGCGTCGTGGCACCGCAGGCTGGGCGAGCTGGGCATGCGGGTCCGGGGAGCCAGCGCCATGGTTGGCGTGGATGCCACGCCGCCCCTGGAGGACCCGCTGGACCTCGGCTACCAGCTCGATCCGCTCCAGCGGACCTTCCTCTACAGCAGGGCACACACCATCTACGGCGGCTCAAACCAGGTGCAGCGCAACGTGATCGGCGAACGGGTCCTCGGCCTTCCCCGGGAGCCCCGATAG
- a CDS encoding glycine/betaine/sarcosine/D-proline family reductase selenoprotein B, whose translation MTGNQPVDYIALTRAQYDDLGYPAYQWAERPDTPPWTPLAAPLADSTVALIGSGGAYRSGQVAFHWKDDTGIRHIPTSEPATDIRVTHFAYDLEPAREDPNIVFPVDRLRELVDEGVIGGLAPTALGCMGGIYSVRRAVEELAPVIVDEVLAMRDAGQADMVLLVPV comes from the coding sequence ATGACCGGCAACCAGCCCGTTGACTACATCGCCCTCACCCGGGCGCAGTACGACGACCTCGGCTACCCGGCGTACCAGTGGGCCGAGCGACCCGACACGCCTCCCTGGACCCCACTGGCCGCGCCGCTGGCCGACTCCACGGTGGCCCTCATCGGCTCCGGCGGTGCCTACCGGAGCGGCCAGGTGGCGTTCCACTGGAAGGACGACACGGGCATCCGCCACATACCGACCTCGGAGCCGGCCACCGACATCCGGGTCACCCACTTCGCCTACGACCTGGAACCGGCCAGGGAGGATCCCAACATCGTCTTCCCGGTGGACCGCCTGCGCGAGCTCGTCGACGAGGGCGTCATCGGCGGGCTGGCTCCCACGGCCCTCGGCTGCATGGGGGGCATCTACTCGGTTCGGCGGGCCGTCGAGGAGCTGGCGCCCGTCATCGTCGACGAGGTACTGGCCATGCGCGATGCCGGCCAGGCCGACATGGTGCTCCTGGTGCCCGTCTGA